A stretch of Deferribacter autotrophicus DNA encodes these proteins:
- a CDS encoding energy transducer TonB, translated as MKIKKEKNIRNRTKISTKQHEHFTENIKKKSDNGLIVNKNTILEKKVTKVIDLKQKIVKKDSDENDINVKNGVERKVKGIKQIKRIAQFEYVKTIDPKIISIYRERVIRLISDKIEYPYIARKRGYEGYFLFQLSIDRDGNLVSYEVLKKDGKEILKKAAIKTLKAVRYPSHEYDKIEIKVPVLFKLVD; from the coding sequence TTGAAGATAAAAAAAGAAAAAAATATTAGGAATAGAACTAAAATATCTACAAAACAGCATGAACATTTTACTGAAAATATAAAAAAGAAAAGTGATAACGGTTTAATAGTTAATAAAAATACTATTTTAGAAAAAAAGGTTACAAAAGTAATAGATTTAAAACAAAAAATTGTAAAAAAAGATTCAGATGAGAACGATATTAACGTAAAAAACGGTGTTGAAAGAAAAGTAAAGGGAATAAAACAAATTAAAAGGATTGCCCAGTTTGAGTATGTCAAAACTATAGACCCAAAAATTATTTCAATTTATAGAGAAAGGGTTATTCGTTTGATTTCGGATAAAATCGAATATCCTTATATTGCCAGGAAAAGGGGGTATGAAGGATATTTCTTATTTCAGTTATCAATTGATAGGGATGGAAACTTGGTATCATATGAAGTTCTCAAGAAAGATGGAAAAGAAATTTTGAAGAAAGCTGCAATAAAAACACTTAAGGCAGTAAGATATCCGTCACATGAATATGATAAAATTGAAATTAAAGTTCCTGTTTTGTTTAAATTAGTTGATTGA
- a CDS encoding helical backbone metal receptor codes for MCLFEGNFPMILNKLVVKTWILRHSFFVFLFLFFTFFDAYGLKIVSLSPSITEIIFALGAGDMLVGNTTFCNYPEEAKYVTKIGSYINPSIEKILILKPDIVLGMKEGMDKTIKIKLDELNIKSKFYSANNVNDIKYIIRDIAKLTGKSPDKLIEKIDKYYGKSFNDIKNNGIFLVSVSPFIAAGKKTFIDEILRCAGIKNLVDNFVGYSQINGEYLLEKQPEIIILSMMNKRQNNLMKEVIKRFSLNSKLFIVDPDLYNRPSYRIVDACIDLREKLKDLN; via the coding sequence ATGTGTTTGTTCGAAGGGAATTTTCCAATGATATTGAATAAATTGGTTGTTAAAACTTGGATTTTAAGGCACAGTTTTTTTGTTTTTCTATTTTTATTTTTTACATTTTTTGATGCCTATGGATTGAAAATTGTATCTTTGTCTCCAAGCATTACCGAAATTATTTTTGCTCTTGGTGCCGGCGATATGCTTGTGGGCAATACAACATTTTGCAATTACCCTGAAGAAGCAAAATACGTTACGAAAATTGGGAGCTATATAAATCCCAGTATTGAAAAGATATTAATCTTAAAACCTGATATAGTTCTGGGAATGAAGGAGGGGATGGATAAAACAATTAAGATTAAGTTAGATGAATTGAATATAAAAAGTAAATTTTACTCTGCAAATAATGTAAATGATATTAAATACATTATTCGAGATATTGCAAAACTTACAGGCAAAAGCCCTGATAAGCTAATTGAAAAGATAGATAAATATTATGGCAAGAGTTTTAACGACATCAAAAATAATGGGATTTTTTTGGTGAGTGTATCCCCTTTTATAGCTGCCGGCAAAAAAACGTTTATAGATGAGATATTAAGATGTGCCGGAATTAAAAATCTTGTTGATAATTTTGTTGGATATTCACAAATAAACGGAGAATATTTGTTAGAAAAGCAACCTGAAATTATAATACTGTCTATGATGAATAAAAGGCAAAACAATTTAATGAAAGAGGTAATAAAAAGGTTTTCTTTAAATTCGAAATTGTTTATTGTAGATCCTGACCTTTACAATAGGCCTTCCTATCGGATAGTGGATGCATGCATAGATTTGAGGGAAAAATTAAAAGATTTAAATTAA
- a CDS encoding CidB/LrgB family autolysis modulator, with protein sequence MKSLIETPVFAVMITFMVFYLATKLYTKYRFILFNPVLVSITSLIVILKTINLDYHTYFKGAKIISFFLGPSVVALGVPLYLQFEEIKKRGIPILISITIGSIVGILSAALTAKLLGASKTVVASIAPKSVTTPIAMGISEKIGGIPSLTAAIVIATGVLGAVIGPAFLKLTGIKNKIAIGLAIGSASHGIGTARAFEEGELEGASSSLAICLNGIATAIFTPIIFYIIYKLL encoded by the coding sequence ATGAAAAGTCTAATTGAAACACCTGTTTTTGCCGTAATGATAACATTTATGGTATTTTATCTTGCAACCAAACTTTATACCAAATATCGCTTCATCCTTTTTAATCCAGTGCTTGTCTCAATCACTTCGTTAATAGTTATTTTAAAAACAATAAACCTTGATTATCATACCTATTTTAAAGGAGCAAAAATAATCAGTTTTTTTCTTGGCCCATCTGTGGTAGCACTTGGAGTCCCACTATATTTACAGTTTGAAGAAATCAAAAAAAGAGGTATCCCTATTCTTATTTCCATTACAATTGGTAGTATAGTTGGTATTTTATCGGCTGCTTTGACTGCAAAGCTGCTTGGCGCATCTAAAACTGTAGTGGCTTCCATAGCTCCAAAATCTGTCACAACTCCAATAGCAATGGGAATCTCTGAAAAAATAGGTGGAATCCCTTCTCTTACTGCAGCCATTGTAATTGCTACAGGCGTTCTTGGAGCAGTCATCGGACCCGCATTTCTAAAACTTACAGGAATTAAAAATAAAATAGCTATCGGACTTGCTATCGGAAGTGCCTCCCATGGTATCGGCACAGCCAGAGCCTTTGAAGAAGGTGAATTGGAAGGAGCATCAAGCTCTCTTGCCATCTGCCTAAATGGAATTGCAACTGCTATCTTTACACCAATCATTTTTTACATTATTTATAAGTTGCTATGA
- a CDS encoding TonB-dependent receptor plug domain-containing protein yields the protein MKKLCYTLFLVIFLFVNGYSASDVVLVTAERVKGEKSAFTQNIITLDEEEIKSYGTEYVADLLKQLNIGHIHNYPGLSTSVAIRGFRSDTHGIDLRGHILILVDGRRAGTGNLAKLLTKNVERIEIIRGPAGIQYGSAAMGGVINIITKRGSKNKNIFIEQGIGSFGYLESTLGGSGKLGVLDYSFSGTEVKRDNYATTHGEYENTDYGVNNISINFGYNLKRHRFGVIYKIYNGYDIGLTSQYNFTSNYKDDEAEKMLKSIDLDYEGVYELGQLKLKYYKGVDENIYYDKLKNDYWGSPEKSKYKTNFEGAQCTFSMENNILKIVTGVDYNKYENENRNSDSVAPYSPDSLYKNYGLFLIPKFFFINNRLVIVGGIRYDKFKLKINDTPLRDDVTESSEDFSNVIYSAGVAYNKNKHFKFRVNYGEAYIIPQADQMNADYSVWGTPYKGNPDLNPEKSRTYEAGFDYNNKGLSFSYTHFYTKYKDKIVVEYTGAYKTWINKGKATFRGSEINFKWDIGELLEWPFILEPYFNVTYFDKFRDEDNDEKLLYVSRLQANYGLYFSHYDLGTSIRLNFAYTGEQDIEYYDPATLFSERMKLGSFTVATLNVEQKIYENKFYGKLLGTAVVDNLFNENYEYVKGYPMPERNYKVTLKYIYEF from the coding sequence ATGAAAAAACTATGTTATACATTGTTTTTGGTTATTTTTTTATTTGTAAATGGTTATTCTGCTTCAGATGTTGTTTTAGTTACAGCTGAGAGAGTTAAAGGAGAAAAAAGCGCTTTTACACAAAATATTATTACGCTTGATGAAGAAGAGATTAAAAGCTATGGAACCGAATATGTCGCAGATTTACTTAAACAGCTTAATATAGGACATATCCATAATTATCCTGGTTTAAGCACTTCCGTTGCCATCAGAGGCTTTCGCAGTGATACTCATGGGATTGATTTGAGAGGGCATATCCTTATTCTTGTTGATGGAAGAAGAGCGGGAACAGGTAATTTAGCTAAACTGTTAACTAAAAATGTGGAAAGAATTGAGATTATAAGAGGACCGGCAGGTATTCAGTATGGATCAGCTGCTATGGGTGGTGTAATTAATATTATAACCAAAAGAGGTAGTAAAAATAAAAATATTTTCATAGAGCAAGGAATAGGTAGCTTTGGTTATTTAGAGTCGACATTGGGTGGAAGTGGGAAACTTGGTGTACTAGATTATTCTTTTTCAGGGACAGAAGTTAAAAGAGACAATTATGCAACAACACATGGCGAATACGAAAATACAGACTACGGAGTTAATAATATTAGTATAAACTTTGGTTATAATCTTAAAAGACATCGATTTGGTGTCATTTATAAAATATATAATGGTTATGACATTGGATTAACTAGTCAATACAATTTTACTTCTAATTATAAAGATGATGAAGCTGAAAAGATGTTAAAATCAATAGATTTAGATTATGAAGGTGTTTATGAATTAGGACAGTTAAAACTTAAATATTATAAGGGAGTGGATGAGAATATCTATTATGATAAATTGAAAAATGATTATTGGGGTTCTCCTGAAAAAAGTAAGTATAAGACTAACTTCGAAGGTGCTCAGTGTACTTTTAGTATGGAGAATAATATATTAAAAATTGTTACAGGTGTTGATTATAATAAATATGAAAATGAAAATAGAAATTCTGACAGTGTAGCTCCTTATTCACCGGATAGTCTATATAAAAATTATGGTTTATTTTTAATTCCAAAATTCTTTTTTATAAATAATAGATTAGTGATTGTTGGTGGAATAAGGTATGATAAGTTTAAATTGAAAATAAATGATACTCCTTTAAGGGATGATGTGACTGAAAGTAGCGAAGACTTTTCAAATGTTATTTACAGTGCAGGGGTAGCTTATAATAAAAATAAACATTTTAAGTTTAGAGTTAATTATGGAGAAGCTTACATAATACCACAAGCTGATCAGATGAATGCTGATTATTCTGTTTGGGGAACTCCTTATAAGGGTAATCCTGATCTTAATCCGGAAAAAAGTAGGACATATGAAGCTGGTTTTGATTACAACAATAAAGGGCTAAGTTTTTCGTATACCCATTTTTATACAAAATATAAAGATAAAATAGTGGTAGAGTATACAGGAGCTTATAAGACTTGGATAAATAAAGGTAAGGCTACTTTCCGTGGTAGTGAGATAAATTTTAAATGGGATATTGGAGAACTATTAGAATGGCCTTTTATATTGGAACCTTATTTTAATGTAACATATTTTGATAAATTTCGGGATGAAGATAATGATGAGAAATTGCTTTATGTATCAAGATTGCAGGCAAATTATGGATTATATTTTTCTCATTATGATCTTGGTACTTCAATTAGGCTAAATTTTGCATATACAGGTGAACAAGATATAGAATATTATGATCCCGCTACTTTGTTTTCAGAAAGAATGAAATTAGGTAGTTTTACTGTAGCAACATTGAATGTTGAGCAGAAAATTTATGAGAATAAATTTTATGGGAAACTGTTGGGTACTGCAGTAGTTGATAATCTATTTAATGAAAATTATGAATATGTTAAAGGTTACCCAATGCCAGAAAGAAATTATAAAGTTACTTTAAAATATATTTATGAGTTTTAG
- the radC gene encoding RadC family protein, with the protein MSEKPYYLGHRKRLKERFKAHPESLQDYEIIELILGYVIRGKDVKPLAKKILDEVKGVANIFNVNEDIEGVGGETVLMFRLLQEFYRRVESAKVLEEKVFDNPEKVFKYLKYQIGFENVEKIAVLYLDSKNGLISCKIESAGTVNESYIPPREIVKKALLENAVSVILAHNHPSGNLTPSNGDKVFTETVESALSTVGIRLLDHIIVYKNGYLSFKKEGIL; encoded by the coding sequence ATGAGTGAAAAGCCTTATTATCTTGGACACCGTAAGAGATTGAAAGAGAGATTTAAGGCGCATCCAGAATCTTTACAAGATTATGAAATAATTGAGCTTATTTTGGGTTATGTTATAAGAGGAAAGGATGTAAAACCTTTAGCCAAAAAGATTCTGGATGAAGTAAAGGGAGTTGCTAATATTTTCAATGTTAATGAAGATATTGAAGGGGTGGGTGGTGAGACAGTATTGATGTTCAGATTATTGCAGGAGTTTTATAGAAGGGTGGAAAGTGCAAAGGTTTTAGAAGAGAAAGTCTTTGATAATCCCGAGAAAGTGTTCAAGTATTTGAAGTATCAGATAGGCTTTGAAAATGTGGAAAAGATCGCTGTGCTTTATCTTGACTCAAAAAATGGACTGATTTCCTGCAAAATAGAAAGTGCAGGGACTGTTAATGAATCTTACATTCCGCCAAGAGAAATAGTAAAGAAAGCTTTGCTGGAAAATGCTGTATCTGTAATTCTTGCCCATAATCACCCCTCTGGCAATCTTACACCGTCAAATGGGGATAAAGTGTTTACAGAAACAGTGGAAAGTGCTTTATCAACTGTTGGTATAAGGTTATTAGATCATATAATTGTTTATAAAAATGGATATCTATCTTTTAAAAAGGAGGGAATTTTATGA
- a CDS encoding pseudouridine synthase family protein — MKISEYLVDKYKISKRLAKKYIKEGLVFVDQKIIKKDFEISNNSKIVLNVNQKTFDYNINDFLIKKYDDILFLYKPPFMHTERLRIEDDLTISDIVNKEFPEYTLISRLDFETDGVIGAIKKDYIIEIMQKKYYAVVEGNFQKEVKLSKKIDYKKRKKVKVLEEDDKNETIIRPLNFNNGFSLVEITLEKAKRHQIRAYLSYLGHPILGDKLYGGIPYNRMMLSCIYTKINEFEAYSLNKNNFLKIFNQLI, encoded by the coding sequence ATGAAAATTTCTGAATATTTGGTAGACAAATACAAAATCTCCAAAAGACTTGCAAAAAAATATATTAAAGAAGGACTTGTCTTTGTTGATCAAAAAATTATCAAGAAAGACTTCGAAATTTCAAACAACTCAAAAATTGTACTCAATGTAAACCAAAAAACATTTGACTATAATATCAATGATTTTTTAATAAAAAAATACGATGATATTCTTTTTTTGTATAAACCACCTTTCATGCACACAGAACGTTTGAGAATTGAAGATGACCTAACAATTTCTGATATAGTAAACAAAGAATTTCCAGAGTACACCCTTATTTCAAGACTTGACTTTGAAACAGATGGAGTAATTGGAGCAATAAAAAAAGATTATATTATTGAAATAATGCAAAAAAAATATTATGCAGTTGTGGAAGGAAATTTCCAAAAAGAAGTAAAATTGAGCAAAAAAATCGATTATAAAAAACGTAAAAAAGTAAAAGTGTTAGAAGAAGATGATAAAAATGAAACGATTATAAGACCATTAAATTTTAATAACGGTTTTAGTCTCGTAGAAATAACTCTTGAAAAAGCCAAAAGACATCAGATTAGAGCATATCTCTCTTATCTTGGCCACCCTATTTTGGGAGATAAACTTTATGGTGGAATCCCTTATAACAGAATGATGCTTTCCTGCATCTACACAAAAATCAATGAATTTGAAGCCTATTCACTAAATAAAAATAACTTTCTCAAAATCTTCAATCAACTAATTTAA
- a CDS encoding CidA/LrgA family protein, translating to MIQGLTIIFLFLFIGDTISNLFKIPIPGNVIGMILLTGALKFEIIKLKNVKPAADILVKNMAFLFIPPGVGIMIYFDLIKKELIPIIVSYFFSTLAVLFVVGKIQQALDKKNEKSN from the coding sequence ATGATTCAGGGCCTTACAATTATTTTTCTATTTCTTTTCATTGGTGATACTATCTCAAACCTTTTTAAAATTCCTATCCCTGGAAATGTTATAGGTATGATTTTATTAACAGGGGCTTTGAAATTTGAAATAATAAAATTAAAAAATGTAAAACCTGCGGCAGATATCCTTGTAAAAAATATGGCATTTCTTTTTATCCCACCTGGTGTTGGTATTATGATTTATTTTGATCTCATAAAAAAGGAGCTCATACCTATAATTGTGTCATACTTTTTTAGCACTTTAGCCGTACTATTTGTAGTGGGAAAAATACAACAAGCGTTGGATAAAAAAAATGAAAAGTCTAATTGA
- a CDS encoding pyruvate, water dikinase regulatory protein: MKNIDVFIGKSNDNVKRIFIISDGTGQSAINLMRACLIQFEEHNIRFTIYPKINTTEQIDKVLKSAREHKGFVAFTLVKKELRKYMHELCHEYDIMHFDILGPPVEKLSKFLNAKPLENPNLLRRVDDKYFKRIEAIEFTINHDDGKNLKGLNEADIVILGLSRVSKTPTSFYLAQLGYKVVNIPIVPEIPLPKELFKIDQRKIVCLVMDPEVLQKVRQERMKHYRGNNNYTDLRRIFEELEFVYDLVKKNRQWHIVDTTNKSVEETAREIISSIYGREQEFF, translated from the coding sequence ATGAAAAATATCGATGTTTTTATAGGAAAGAGCAATGATAATGTGAAAAGGATTTTTATTATTTCTGATGGTACGGGGCAAAGTGCAATAAACTTGATGAGGGCTTGTCTGATTCAGTTTGAAGAACATAATATAAGATTTACTATTTATCCTAAAATAAATACAACTGAGCAGATAGACAAGGTTTTGAAAAGCGCTAGAGAACACAAAGGGTTTGTAGCTTTTACTCTTGTAAAAAAAGAGTTAAGAAAATATATGCATGAGCTTTGTCATGAGTATGATATAATGCATTTTGATATACTTGGACCTCCAGTAGAGAAACTTTCAAAGTTTTTGAATGCAAAACCTCTTGAGAATCCAAACCTTTTAAGACGAGTGGATGATAAATATTTTAAGAGAATTGAGGCAATCGAATTTACTATTAATCATGATGATGGCAAAAATTTAAAAGGCTTAAATGAGGCTGATATAGTTATTTTGGGACTTTCAAGAGTTTCAAAGACTCCCACATCATTTTACTTGGCTCAGCTTGGTTATAAGGTGGTAAATATACCCATTGTGCCAGAGATACCTTTGCCAAAAGAGCTTTTTAAAATTGATCAGAGAAAAATTGTGTGTCTTGTGATGGATCCTGAAGTTTTACAGAAAGTACGTCAAGAAAGGATGAAACATTATAGAGGAAATAATAACTATACAGATTTAAGAAGAATTTTTGAAGAATTGGAATTTGTGTATGATCTGGTGAAGAAGAATAGACAGTGGCATATTGTGGATACTACAAATAAATCTGTAGAAGAAACTGCCAGAGAAATCATAAGCAGTATTTACGGAAGAGAACAGGAATTCTTTTAG
- a CDS encoding DUF4139 domain-containing protein, with amino-acid sequence MKKLLIGLFMLFTVNFGFASTVEIYRDITIYNTKLSDGFVGFNKDIKVLCDGEEHYIYPKGEVENSCYLCNIFKKVKSLDEQIIYLNYKENILDNVAKNFNIKDDNSFVLMDKISKEFTRIKINKERLEQEIDKLNTDFQLGAKSKLPYFTDTTSCKDLVLKFSGISFNIENELEVGQVAGNKAKVIVFKKINLQNKSGVDIRAEIANLYFKNSGGYQKGFTFEPLVIRQREMPKMLFKAAPATEKMDMAKPAKAKEKGNRVYTLNDLFLPSNGLRKMYIVNSAVKIADFNLMTYPYLSNEVYKEITFDVPFDIENNRWRVKIDGEVFTNVYGKLEDGRYRVVAGKLYDIKVERKRNIDYQERSGFFGNKKKITDGYKIVLTNVGSKSYNVIVVDRVPVSADEKIEVKDVKVDNPSCSVGEKGKLTCSVEILPNDTVEINVSYTILYDKDIEITY; translated from the coding sequence ATGAAAAAACTACTGATAGGTTTGTTTATGTTATTTACTGTAAACTTTGGTTTTGCATCAACGGTAGAAATTTATAGAGATATAACGATTTATAATACAAAACTGTCGGATGGTTTTGTAGGGTTTAATAAAGACATAAAAGTTTTATGCGATGGAGAAGAGCATTATATTTATCCAAAAGGTGAAGTGGAAAATAGTTGCTATCTTTGTAACATTTTTAAAAAGGTAAAATCATTGGATGAACAGATTATTTATCTAAACTATAAAGAAAACATATTAGATAATGTGGCCAAAAATTTTAATATTAAAGATGATAACAGTTTTGTGTTAATGGATAAGATTTCAAAAGAATTTACAAGGATTAAGATAAATAAAGAGAGATTAGAGCAAGAAATTGATAAATTAAATACAGATTTTCAATTGGGGGCAAAAAGTAAACTTCCATATTTTACTGATACAACTAGTTGCAAAGATTTGGTTTTAAAGTTTTCTGGTATCTCCTTTAATATAGAAAATGAACTTGAAGTGGGGCAGGTTGCTGGCAATAAGGCTAAGGTAATAGTTTTTAAAAAGATTAATCTTCAAAATAAAAGTGGTGTCGATATTAGGGCGGAGATAGCAAATCTCTATTTCAAGAATAGTGGTGGTTATCAAAAAGGTTTTACTTTTGAACCTCTTGTGATCAGACAGAGGGAAATGCCAAAAATGCTTTTTAAGGCTGCTCCCGCTACGGAGAAAATGGATATGGCAAAACCTGCAAAAGCAAAAGAGAAGGGGAACAGAGTGTATACTCTGAATGATTTATTTTTACCATCCAATGGATTGAGGAAGATGTACATTGTTAACAGTGCAGTAAAAATAGCCGATTTCAACCTTATGACATATCCTTATTTGAGTAATGAGGTTTATAAGGAGATAACTTTTGATGTCCCTTTTGATATAGAGAATAACAGGTGGAGAGTAAAAATAGATGGTGAGGTGTTTACAAATGTTTACGGTAAGCTTGAGGATGGTAGGTACAGAGTTGTTGCCGGAAAATTGTATGATATTAAAGTAGAAAGAAAAAGAAATATTGATTATCAAGAAAGATCAGGATTTTTTGGCAATAAAAAGAAGATTACAGATGGATATAAGATAGTATTAACAAATGTTGGGAGTAAAAGTTATAATGTAATTGTGGTGGATAGGGTGCCTGTTTCTGCTGATGAGAAAATTGAAGTCAAAGATGTTAAAGTTGATAATCCATCATGCAGCGTAGGTGAAAAAGGGAAACTTACTTGTAGTGTAGAAATCTTACCAAATGATACTGTGGAAATAAATGTGAGCTATACTATATTGTATGATAAGGATATAGAGATTACTTACTGA
- a CDS encoding ABC transporter ATP-binding protein — MISIDGLSFSYDKEFGLEIPNMIIEDNYLHVLIGPNGSGKSTFAKILTGMIRNYSGKVAIDGTDITKLKYDTLSKKITYMNKRLLRDYNISVYEFVSFGRFPHKKTVFFELNSEDKDKIFHALENVDLNNKWDKMLYELSDGEIQRAYLAKVLCQETKYAILDEPTSNLDLKHIKDFLDLLVELKKKITFIVILHNINEALTVFDKLIAFNDGKIDFIWNGIEDFNLQKLKNLYNIPLKSFSNNEKYIVYF; from the coding sequence GTGATATCAATTGATGGATTATCTTTTTCGTATGATAAAGAGTTTGGTTTAGAAATTCCTAATATGATTATTGAAGATAATTATTTACATGTATTAATTGGCCCAAATGGAAGTGGTAAAAGTACTTTTGCAAAAATTTTAACCGGCATGATAAGAAACTATTCAGGTAAAGTTGCTATTGATGGAACCGATATAACAAAACTCAAGTATGATACTTTAAGTAAAAAAATTACTTACATGAATAAGAGATTATTGAGGGACTATAATATTTCTGTATATGAATTTGTCTCTTTTGGGAGATTTCCACATAAAAAAACTGTTTTTTTCGAATTGAATAGTGAGGACAAAGATAAAATTTTTCATGCATTGGAGAATGTAGATTTAAATAATAAATGGGATAAAATGTTGTATGAGCTTTCCGATGGGGAGATTCAGCGGGCATATCTGGCAAAGGTTTTGTGCCAAGAGACAAAATATGCAATATTGGATGAGCCCACATCTAATCTTGATTTGAAGCATATAAAAGATTTTTTGGATTTACTTGTTGAGTTGAAAAAAAAGATAACTTTTATAGTGATTTTGCATAATATAAATGAAGCATTAACTGTTTTTGATAAATTGATAGCTTTTAATGATGGTAAAATCGATTTTATCTGGAATGGAATAGAAGATTTTAATTTACAAAAGTTGAAAAATTTATATAACATTCCTTTGAAAAGTTTCTCAAATAACGAAAAGTATATTGTATATTTTTAA
- a CDS encoding FecCD family ABC transporter permease, whose translation MHRFEGKIKRFKLTFFALIFIFITLIIILISLKYGGNLLKIKEIFQEENKLLIFHLRLPRILADFMVGAGLSVVGFSFQTIVRNPLADPYLFGISGAAAFGYIFGVIFFGNFIVGSYLLSIIISITTVIFVLYLGTKKHEIGISSLILTGVAVSFFFSAVIAVMSVFLSDRFVKNILLWYMGNTGGLTLNESVFSLFIIVLLSFFMFLDMDKLNICRIGESFAQTTGVDVRNLIYRQYILGSMITVAVVSKCGAIGFVGLVMPHIVRLIMKTDYKMQYLMTFFIGGNMLIVLDTVIKTIFYPVEIPVGVITALLGSPFLIILLRKHRSDIN comes from the coding sequence ATGCATAGATTTGAGGGAAAAATTAAAAGATTTAAATTAACTTTTTTTGCTTTGATTTTTATTTTTATAACTTTGATTATTATTTTAATTTCGCTAAAATATGGTGGAAATTTACTGAAGATAAAAGAGATTTTTCAAGAAGAGAATAAACTCTTAATTTTTCATCTTCGACTTCCAAGAATTTTGGCTGATTTTATGGTGGGAGCAGGTTTATCGGTGGTGGGATTTAGTTTTCAAACAATCGTAAGAAATCCTCTCGCTGATCCTTATCTATTTGGGATATCAGGTGCTGCAGCTTTTGGATATATTTTTGGAGTTATATTTTTTGGTAATTTTATTGTTGGTTCATATTTGTTGAGCATTATAATTTCAATTACTACCGTTATCTTTGTGCTTTATCTCGGTACTAAAAAACATGAAATCGGTATTTCAAGTCTTATTCTTACAGGTGTAGCGGTTAGCTTTTTTTTTAGTGCTGTAATTGCCGTAATGAGTGTATTTTTGAGTGATAGGTTTGTAAAAAATATCTTACTCTGGTATATGGGGAATACCGGTGGACTTACTTTAAATGAATCTGTTTTTTCTTTATTTATAATTGTTTTGTTATCATTTTTTATGTTTTTGGATATGGATAAGTTAAATATCTGCAGAATAGGGGAATCTTTTGCACAAACTACAGGAGTTGATGTGAGAAATTTGATTTATCGCCAGTACATTTTGGGTTCTATGATAACCGTTGCTGTTGTTTCAAAATGCGGTGCCATCGGATTTGTGGGGCTTGTTATGCCTCATATTGTCAGACTTATTATGAAAACGGACTACAAGATGCAATATTTGATGACATTTTTTATAGGTGGCAATATGTTGATTGTTTTAGATACAGTGATTAAAACCATCTTTTATCCGGTGGAGATACCAGTGGGAGTTATTACTGCCTTGCTGGGAAGTCCTTTTTTAATAATACTTTTAAGGAAGCATAGAAGTGATATCAATTGA